In Eupeodes corollae chromosome 3, idEupCoro1.1, whole genome shotgun sequence, a single genomic region encodes these proteins:
- the LOC129950663 gene encoding uncharacterized protein K02A2.6-like, translating to MSDNFASKYLELPPFDYTLYEENCGLEWRNWLRSFEWYLKATQIEDDSEKFVKLLHLAGRKVQELYEALPTPASLAEVARGPLAIGCSPHPTDYGIALCKLNEFFEPKRNATYERHVFRLIKQEKSEQFGIFVMRLRIQSEKCDFGEAAEDNVEDQFIEKCFSAKLRRELLKLGDCKLDNILRSAKVFEAIEEQCKTFDSSVNTNNQLSENVNTIDSKAIFKTNRANDNKIECTRCGYAGHRAFDEKCPARGKLCNKCGGKDHFIRKCRSKKRIHSYNTATTKEPDFKQRMKHESEDRQTKKIKATESETIKLLDSTTKLDEYIFCIGDSKANEISCKIGGVTITVVVDSGSKYNIIDGSNWDFLKANKVKVSKQRKDADGLEFKAYGGHPLTTIGIFEATVETTSKCCVADFYVVKDYGKALIGYETGIPLGVMKIGENINQVEQQSSMSKIKGFVVDIPLKENVKPVAQPYRRVPVPLEEAVDKKIDELLEQGIIEKVNEPSQWISPVVPVPKGDDVRVCIDMRRANEAVQRENHPLPTMEDFLPHIGKGQFFTKLDVKNAFHQVEISKESRPITTFITRKGLFRYTRLMFGIACAPELFQKIMEQILVGCEGCLNYMDDIIIYGETMEELNKRVERVLKTLKNFNVMLNQAKCIFGVRELEFLGHKLSASGITPTQSKVEAVQNFRRPSCVAEVRSFLGLVNFVGKFIPNLADLTEPLRVLTKKNATFEWKTEQGVAFESLKKSLTNDLVVGYYDVKNRTQVYADASPIALGAVLIQINEKGPRVITYASKSLSDTEKRYCQTEKEALALVWSVERFNFYLFGRTFELVTDHKALETIFSPTSRPCARIERWVLRLQSYKFKVVYKPGKNNIADPLSRLVVTSKAEPWHDDLDTEEYINYVIANAVPVALKLDEIKEASEKDITINDVKTGLTGSIWSDRARPFKIFETELCLAGSILLRSNRIVMPESLRIRTIELAHEGHPGITVMKRRLRSKVWWPKIDIEAESFVKKCHGCTMVSAPPPPEPLKRKELPSEPWSHLAIDFMGPLPSSHYLLVVVDYFSRFIEVEIMTKITTLETIKRLRVIFARFGRPNFITADNGTQFISTEFKEYCNENNIQVIHSTPFWPQQNGEVERQNRSILKRLKISQNLHHDWQKELQDYLLMYRSTPHSTTLKSPSELMFGRTIRDKLPQINQPFVYDEELHDRDKTKKDHEKLYADEKRGAKDNMIAVGDLVWLKNLVNTNKLSVTFEPTDFKVIERSGSEIVVENLETGVRYRRNVSHVIRVPVQNEEENDEGLKQSTDQIDLSYQGPTTSKRANSDDLPPRKRRAPAKLQDYTQ from the exons ATGTCTG ATAACTTTGCATCAAAATATTTAGAACTACCGCCGTTCGACTACACTCTatatgaagaaaattgtggtttaGAGTGGAGAAATTGGCTCCGTTCATTCGAGTGGTACCTTAAAGCAACTCAGATCGAAGACGATTCTGAAAAGTTCGTAAAACTGCTACACTTGGCTGGGCGCAAGGTTCAGGAGTTGTATGAAGCTCTACCAACACCAGCAAGTCTGGCTGAAGTTGCTCGTGGACCACTTGCCATCGGGTGTAGCCCACATCCAACAGATTATGGCATCGCGTTATGCAAGTTAAACGAATTTTTTGAACCGAAAAGAAATGCCACATACGAACGACACGTTTTTCGTCtcattaaacaagaaaaaagcgAACAATTCGGTATATTCGTCATGAGACTTCGCATACAATCTGAAAAATGCGATTTTGGCGAGGCCGCCGAAGATAATGTCGAAGATCAATTTatcgaaaaatgtttttcgGCGAAACTTCGGCGGGAGCTGCTTAAGTTGGGTGACTGCAAGCTGGACAACATTTTGAGATCGGCAAAAGTATTCGAAGCAATTGAGGAACAATGTAAGACTTTCGACTCAAGTGTAAACACAAACAACCAACTATCAGAAAACGTCAATACAATCGACTCCAAAGCAATTTTCAAAACGAATAGGGCCAATGACAACAAAATTGAGTGCACCCGATGTGGATATGCTGGGCATAGGGCTTTCGACGAAAAATGCCCAGCAAGAGGCAAGCTTTGCAACAAATGCGGTGGCAAGGATCATTTTATTAGGAAGTGTCGCAGCAAAAAGCGAATCCATTCATACAACACTGCAACTACAAAAGAACCAGATTTCAAACAAAGAATGAAGCATGAATCTGAAGAccgccaaacaaaaaaaatcaaagcaacTGAATCCGAAACTATTAAACTGCTTGACAGCACAACAAAACTCGATGAATACATTTTCTGCATTGGTGACAGTAAGGCCAATGAAATTAGTTGCAAAATTGGTGGAGTGACAATCACAGTAGTTGTGGATTCAGGTTCAAAATACAATATAATTGACGGTAGCAACTGGGATTTTCTTAAGGCGAACAAAGTTAAAGTCTCCAAGCAACGGAAGGATGCTGATGGTCTTGAGTTTAAAGCGTACGGTGGACATCCATTAACTACCATTGGAATATTTGAAGCAACGGTTGAGACTACATCCAAGTGCTGTGTGGCTGATTTTTATGTTGTTAAAGACTATGGAAAAGCTTTGATTGGCTATGAGACTGGTATTCCACTAGGTGTTATGAAAATCGGGGAAAATATCAATCAAGTCGAACAACAGAGCAGCATGAGCAAAATAAAAGGGTTTGTTGTTGACATACCTTTGAAGGAAAACGTCAAACCAGTAGCACAACCATATCGCCGAGTACCAGTGCCACTAGAAGAAGCCgttgacaaaaaaattgatgaGCTACTTGAACAGGGTATCATAGAAAAAGTAAATGAGCCTTCTCAATGGATTTCACCTGTAGTACCAGTTCCAAAAGGTGATGATGTTCGAGTCTGCATCGATATGCGTCGGGCCAACGAGGCTGTACAAAGAGAGAACCACCCACTTCCAACCATGGAAGATTTTCTTCCCCACATCGGAAAAGGGCAGTTCTTTACCAAGTTGGACGTGAAAAATGCTTTCCACCAg GTGGAAATTTCAAAGGAGTCTAGACCGATTACAACCTTTATTACCAGGAAGGGTTTATTCCGTTACACCAGACTCATGTTTGGAATAGCTTGCGCACCggaattattccaaaaaattatgGAACAAATTTTGGTTGGTTGTGAAGGGTGCCTGAATTACATGGACGATATAATTATATACGGGGAGACAATGGAGGAACTGAATAAGCGAGTAGAAAGAGTTTTgaaaactcttaaaaattttaacgtCATGTTAAATCAGGCGAAGTGTATTTTTGGTGTACGAGAGCTGGAGTTTTTGGGCCACAAGTTATCGGCATCCGGCATCACTCCTACACAAAGTAAAGTTGAGGCCGTACAAAATTTTCGTCGCCCGTCATGTGTAGCGGAAGTGCGTAGTTTTCTTGGCCTTGTTAATTTCGTTGGAAAATTTATTCCAAACTTAGCCGATCTGACCGAACCACTTCGAGTTTTAACAAAGAAGAATGCAACATTTGAGTGGAAAACCGAACAAGGCGTTGCGTttgaaagtcttaaaaaaagtcTAACAAACGATTTAGTAGTGGGTTATTACGATGTAAAGAATCGCACTCAAGTGTATGCTGATGCCAGCCCAATTGCTCTAGGTGCTGTTTTGATTCAAATCAATGAAAAGGGCCCGAGAGTGATCACATACGCCAGTAAAAGTTTGAGCGATACCGAAAAACGCTATTGCCAAACAGAAAAGGAAGCTTTGGCTTTAGTATGGTCAGTTGagaggtttaatttttatttattcggcCGAACATTTGAACTCGTCACCGACCACAAAgcattggaaacaatattttctccaaCCAGTCGACCTTGTGCAAGGATAGAACGCTGGGTTCTTCGTTTACAATCCTATAAATTTAAGGTTGTGTATAAACCTGGAAAGAATAATATTGCAGATCCATTATCTCGATTAGTTGTTACGAGCAAAGCAGagccgtggcatgatgattTGGACACTGAAGAATACATCAATTATGTGATAGCAAATGCCGTACCAGTCGCTTTGAAACTGGATGAAATCAAAGAGGCTTCTGAAAAAGACATAACTATAAACGATGTTAAAACTGGACTCACAGGAAGCATTTGGTCTGACAGAGCTAgaccatttaaaatatttgaaaccgAGCTTTGTTTGGCTGGAAGTATTTTACTTCGAAGCAACCGCATTGTTATGCCAGAAAGTCTGCGAATTCGTACAATCGAATTAGCACACGAGGGACACCCGGGAATCACGGTAATGAAACGTCGATTAAGATCGAAAGTGTGGTGGCCAAAAATAGATATTGAAGCGGAAAGCTTTGTAAAAAAGTGTCATGGTTGCACAATGGTTTCGGCACCACCACCACCCGAGCCATTGAAGCGCAAAGAGCTTCCTTCTGAACCATGGTCTCACCTAGCCATTGATTTCATGGGCCCGCTACCTTCAAGTCATTACCTCCTTGTTGTTGTCGACTATTTTAGTCGGTTTATTGAGGTGGAAATTATGACAAAGATTACAACACTCGAAACAATCAAAAGACTTAGAGTTATTTTCGCACGTTTTGGTCGACCTAATTTCATAACAGCTGACAATGGAACGCAATTCATCAGCACTGAGTTCAAAGAATATtgcaatgaaaataatatacaagTAATTCACTCTACACCATTTTGGCCACAGCAGAACGGGGAAGTGGAGCGCCAAAATCGATCTATTTTAAAGCGCCTTAAAATAAGTCAGAATTTACATCACGATTGGCAAAAAGAGTTGCAGGACTATTTGTTAATGTATCGTTCTACGCCACACTCTACCACATTAAAATCACCGTCGGAGTTAATGTTTGGCAGAACAATTAGAGACAAATTACCACAAATAAATCAGCCTTTTGTATATGACGAAGAATTACATGATCGtgacaaaacaaagaaagaccATGAGAAACTTTATGCGGATGAAAAACGTGGTGCTAAAGATAATATGATAGCAGTCGGAGATTTAGTGTGGTTAAAGAATTTGGTCAATACAAACAAGCTGTCAGTAACGTTCGAACCAACTGATTTCAAAGTAATTGAACGCAGTGGTTCAGAGATTGTCGTGGAAAATCTTGAAACAGGAGTACGTTATCGACGAAATGTTTCGCACGTCATACGTGTGCCAGTACAAAATGAAGAGGAAAATGATGAAGGACTGAAACAAAGCACAGATCAAATAGACTTAAGCTACCAGGGACCAACAACCAGCAAGAGAGCAAACTCGGATGACTTACCGCCTCGCAAGAGAAGAGCACCAGCCAAACTCCAGGATTATACCCAgtaa
- the LOC129951298 gene encoding glucosamine-6-phosphate isomerase: MKLVILETTNAVGEWAAKYVMKRINEFNPGPNKFFVLGLPTGSTPLGMYRKLIELHKAGKVSFKYVKTFNMDEYVGLPRDHHESYHYFMWDNFFKHIDIDPSNVHILNGNAPDLVAECNAFEVEIKKAGGVELFIGGIGPDGHIAFNEPGSSLVSRTRVKTLAQDTLEANARFFDNDMSKVPKQALTVGVGTVMDSKEVMILVTGAHKSFALYKAIEEGVNHMWTVSAFQQHENTLMVCDEDATLELRVKTVKYFKGLMGIHSKLIDEM; the protein is encoded by the exons ATGAAGTTGGTAATTttggaaacaacaaatgctgTGGGCGAATGGGCCGCTAAATATGTGATGAAAAGGATTAATGAATTCAATCCAGGACCAAATAA ATTCTTTGTTTTGGGATTGCCAACTGGTAGTACACCTTTAGGGATGTACAGAAAACTTATTGAACTTCATAAAGCTGGTAAAGTTTCCTTTAAATATGTGAAAACCTTCAACATGGATGAATATGTTG gCCTTCCTCGTGATCATCACGAAAGCTATCACTACTTTATGTGGGATAATTTCTTCAAACACATCGATATCGATCCATCGAATGTTCATATACTCAATGGAAATGCCCCTGACCTTGTAGCCGAATGCAATGCATTcgaagttgaaataaaaaaggccGGTGGCGTTGAATTGTTTATTGGTGGCATTGGACCTGATGGTCATATTGCATTTAACGAACCAGGATCGTCTTTGGTTTCAAGAACTCGAGTTAAAACTCTGGCTCAAGATACATTGGAAGCAAATGCTAGATTTTTTGATAACGACATGAGTAAGGTTCCCAAACAAGCATTAACTGTAGGTGTTGGAACTGTGATGGATTCGAAAGAAGTTATGATCCTCGTTACTGGGGCACACAAGTCGTTTGCATTGTACAAAGCTATAGAAGAAGGTGTCAATCATATGTGGACCGTTAGTGCATTCCAACAGCATGAAAATACTTTGATGGTATGTGATGAAGATGCAACACTAGAACTTCGTGTTAAGACTGTGAAATATTTCAAG GGTTTGATGGGAATACACTCAAAACTGATTGATGAAATGTAA
- the LOC129952364 gene encoding uncharacterized protein LOC129952364, whose product MIFPKIRTHTKMGNCIRKTYQPMDLYQAPSLEEVLPEFSETSALSLDANINYNLHLYLYQKQMQQKDRELITWCISKLALTEDIIRINQSRLHQNMFSIDLSTLDEICKEIEQLEEYRKKLIDLIKHLKKINGRPSSKNARKKRSHKCAIKIITALTEAITKV is encoded by the coding sequence ATGATCTTTCCGAAAATACGAACTCACACAAAAATGGGCAATTGCATTCGAAAGACGTATCAGCCTATGGATTTATACCAAGCACCGTCCCTGGAAGAGGTTCTACCAGAATTTTCAGAGACTTCTGCCTTAAGTCTTGATGCCAATATCAACTACAATCTTCACCTATATTTGTATCAGAAACAAATGCAACAAAAAGATCGGGAATTAATTACTTGGTGCATCTCAAAACTGGCGCTTACCGAAGATATAATTCGAATCAATCAATCAAGACTGCATCAGAATATGTTCAGTATTGATTTATCAACATTAGATGAGATCTGCAAGGAAATCGAACAATTAGAAGAATACcgaaaaaagttaattgatttGATAAAACATCTGAAAAAAATCAACGGTAGACCTTCTTCGAAAAATGCTAGAAAAAAACGTTCTCATAAGTGTGCCATAAAAATTATAACAGCTCTTACTGAAGCTATAACCAAAGTATAA